The following are encoded in a window of Cycloclasticus pugetii PS-1 genomic DNA:
- a CDS encoding alpha/beta fold hydrolase yields MSDDSKNKIETQQYTINPGTYHWTYHAMKALFKVLSLTVRTHGNPSSWLEGDIFLFNHFARFETFIPQYLIYEKTKHYSRSIAANELFADNVFGRYLIDLGGIPNNIDGLLFHIAKDILHQQKLVAFPEGGIVKDRRVLDKEGRYSIYSRSHNERRKLHTGPAVIALAIAIFKQTVRDLSEQENTETLSLWAKELGFEDKQQLLELCKKPTLIIPCNITFYPLRIGENALSNTVRFFVNNLHHRISEELLIEGNFLFKDTDMDIRLAKPLVVEDYWTRLESTITTTFVNHSDLALKQLLNKVEHNGNLNNLLFRLSYQRNANRIRDDYMHAIYDNVTINIAHIAATLIMHFVAEGKTYINKKKLHQLIYGSIKALQKSDTLSFHRTLQNPSIYRNLLMTKSETFDLFLKSAYEANLLESSGVYYKFTEHLSAEQDFDSIRYKNPIAVNANEAASIPQVRIAIKTSLAFKFDKQSHRFAHLLFEDELLEYHWDISQFKDPKHQVINQQQHISEKSALPYLLMPKTYNGQCVVFVHGLLSTPIELKTLAEKFVAQGYISIGCRLKGHGTSPWDLHKRSWQDWRQSLQQSIKIAHCYSKDVHLVGFSSGGLLALMVTASHHLNIRSVTACSAPVSFKDPLSQLVKITHYTNKFIQKISNSDGILPFKANLPEHPHLNYHHTPIAAINQLLILIKKTLPRLKKINCPVFLIQGDNDPVVAPSSYQTLAKHIPTKLLHYQWVSSNRHGILYENTEGCQQKVIDFICQQNK; encoded by the coding sequence ATGAGCGACGACTCAAAAAATAAAATAGAGACGCAGCAATATACGATAAACCCAGGCACTTACCACTGGACTTATCATGCTATGAAAGCCTTATTTAAGGTTCTTAGCCTGACGGTTCGCACTCATGGCAACCCATCCTCTTGGTTAGAAGGCGATATCTTTTTATTCAATCACTTTGCTCGATTTGAAACCTTTATTCCACAATATTTAATTTACGAAAAAACAAAACACTACTCTAGGTCAATTGCTGCAAACGAGTTATTCGCTGATAATGTTTTCGGTCGTTATTTGATTGATTTAGGTGGTATACCAAATAACATTGATGGGCTTTTGTTTCATATAGCAAAAGATATTTTACACCAACAAAAGCTCGTTGCCTTCCCCGAAGGTGGTATCGTAAAAGACCGACGTGTGCTTGATAAAGAAGGCCGCTACAGTATTTATTCACGTTCACATAATGAGCGGCGAAAACTACATACTGGGCCAGCAGTTATTGCCTTAGCAATCGCTATTTTCAAACAAACTGTTCGTGACCTTAGTGAACAAGAAAACACAGAGACCCTCTCTTTATGGGCGAAAGAATTAGGCTTTGAAGACAAACAGCAATTGCTGGAACTGTGCAAAAAACCCACCCTTATCATCCCCTGCAATATTACCTTTTACCCCTTACGAATTGGTGAAAATGCATTAAGCAATACGGTACGATTTTTTGTTAATAACTTACACCATCGTATCTCGGAAGAATTATTAATCGAAGGTAACTTTTTATTTAAAGATACCGATATGGACATTCGTTTAGCTAAGCCTCTTGTCGTAGAGGATTACTGGACCAGATTAGAATCAACGATTACAACCACCTTTGTTAACCACTCAGATTTAGCGCTAAAACAACTTTTAAATAAAGTTGAGCATAACGGTAATTTGAACAACCTATTGTTTCGTCTGAGTTATCAACGCAACGCTAATAGAATTCGTGATGATTACATGCATGCTATTTATGACAATGTCACTATTAACATTGCTCATATTGCCGCAACGCTGATCATGCATTTTGTTGCCGAAGGAAAGACCTATATTAATAAAAAAAAGCTGCATCAATTGATTTATGGAAGCATTAAGGCGTTACAAAAAAGCGACACGCTAAGCTTTCATCGAACGCTGCAAAACCCCTCTATTTATCGCAATTTGTTAATGACAAAAAGCGAGACTTTTGACCTGTTTTTAAAAAGTGCCTACGAGGCAAACTTGCTTGAATCATCGGGTGTGTACTATAAATTTACCGAACACCTTTCCGCCGAACAAGATTTTGATAGCATTCGATATAAAAACCCTATTGCTGTAAATGCTAATGAGGCTGCATCCATTCCTCAGGTCAGAATAGCTATTAAAACCAGCTTAGCCTTTAAATTTGACAAACAATCCCACCGGTTTGCCCACCTACTATTTGAAGATGAGTTACTTGAATACCATTGGGATATTTCACAGTTTAAAGACCCAAAACACCAAGTAATCAATCAACAACAACACATCAGCGAAAAGTCCGCCCTTCCCTATCTGTTAATGCCAAAAACATATAATGGGCAGTGCGTCGTGTTTGTTCACGGTTTGCTTTCAACGCCTATTGAACTTAAAACATTGGCTGAAAAATTTGTTGCCCAAGGATATATCAGCATCGGTTGCCGCCTAAAAGGCCATGGAACATCACCATGGGACCTACACAAAAGAAGCTGGCAAGATTGGCGTCAATCTCTTCAACAAAGTATCAAAATAGCACATTGTTACAGCAAAGATGTACACCTCGTTGGTTTTTCAAGTGGTGGCCTGTTGGCTCTGATGGTTACTGCGAGTCATCACCTTAATATACGTTCAGTTACCGCGTGTTCAGCCCCCGTCAGTTTTAAAGACCCTTTATCTCAACTGGTAAAAATCACTCACTACACGAATAAATTTATACAAAAAATCAGTAACTCTGATGGTATTTTGCCATTTAAAGCCAATCTACCCGAACACCCCCACCTTAATTACCACCACACCCCAATTGCAGCCATTAATCAGCTCTTAATTTTAATTAAAAAAACCCTCCCCAGATTAAAAAAAATTAACTGCCCTGTCTTCCTGATCCAAGGTGATAACGACCCTGTAGTTGCCCCATCCAGTTACCAAACACTTGCCAAACACATACCAACTAAACTATTACACTATCAATGGGTTAGCTCTAACCGGCATGGCATTTTGTACGAGAATACAGAGGGCTGCCAACAAAAGGTCATTGACTTTATCTGTCAGCAAAACAAATAG
- the mtaB gene encoding tRNA (N(6)-L-threonylcarbamoyladenosine(37)-C(2))-methylthiotransferase MtaB: protein MRVHLKTLGCRLNEAEIESWANDFVAEGHQLVNQETEADILVLNTCAVTQGAVRKSRQLVRKTHQKNPRAKLVVSGCYATLNEQETVTLDGVDLLVNNQQKDQLVTLTLNELSEETMPSIATEPNEVALFSRGRQRAFIKVQDGCRYRCSFCIVTIARGDEKSKSIDSIVAEANALHQQGISEIVITGVHLGGYGSDTGSNLYNLVTALLQQTSIPRIRMGSLEPWDLPQGFLELFKNPRLMPHMHLPIQSGSDTVLKRMSRRCKTSEFRALVLEARKIMPNINITSDIIVGFPGETDDEWQQTLDFVQEMQFGDLHIFTYSTREGTKAASMPNQISTQIKKSRSQALHTLAASAKRAQMDKLVGHTVNVLWEDSHQVETDGVSTLFGYSPNYLRVKITSTEPEKLSNQIIPCKLTSIENNVFNAELA, encoded by the coding sequence ATGCGCGTTCACCTTAAAACATTAGGCTGCCGATTAAACGAAGCTGAAATAGAATCTTGGGCAAATGATTTTGTTGCCGAAGGGCACCAGCTTGTTAATCAAGAAACTGAGGCCGATATTTTGGTACTCAACACCTGTGCGGTCACGCAAGGAGCCGTAAGAAAATCTCGCCAACTTGTGCGAAAAACACATCAAAAAAACCCGAGGGCAAAACTTGTTGTGAGCGGTTGTTATGCCACCTTAAATGAGCAAGAAACTGTTACCTTAGATGGCGTTGATCTACTCGTTAATAACCAACAAAAAGACCAATTAGTCACCTTAACACTTAATGAACTAAGTGAAGAAACAATGCCGAGCATTGCAACTGAACCTAATGAGGTTGCGTTATTTTCTAGGGGACGCCAACGAGCCTTTATCAAAGTGCAAGATGGCTGCCGATACCGTTGTAGTTTCTGCATCGTCACCATTGCCAGAGGTGATGAGAAAAGCAAATCTATTGACAGTATCGTCGCCGAAGCCAACGCCCTCCACCAACAAGGCATTTCAGAGATTGTTATTACAGGCGTACACCTAGGTGGTTATGGTAGTGATACAGGTAGTAATCTATACAATTTAGTAACAGCCTTATTACAACAAACAAGTATTCCAAGAATCCGTATGGGGTCTTTAGAACCATGGGATTTACCGCAAGGCTTTCTTGAATTATTTAAAAACCCAAGGTTAATGCCACATATGCATTTACCAATACAAAGCGGCTCAGACACGGTACTTAAAAGAATGTCTCGGCGCTGTAAAACAAGTGAGTTTCGTGCGCTTGTATTAGAAGCACGTAAAATAATGCCGAACATCAATATCACATCCGACATCATTGTTGGGTTTCCCGGTGAAACTGATGACGAGTGGCAACAAACGCTAGATTTTGTACAAGAAATGCAATTCGGTGACTTACATATTTTTACCTACTCAACTAGAGAAGGCACCAAAGCAGCCTCTATGCCAAACCAAATTAGTACGCAGATCAAAAAAAGCAGAAGCCAAGCTCTTCATACCCTTGCGGCATCAGCAAAACGCGCCCAAATGGATAAACTAGTCGGTCACACTGTTAATGTTTTATGGGAGGATAGCCACCAAGTTGAGACTGACGGTGTCAGCACATTATTCGGTTATAGCCCAAATTATTTACGCGTTAAAATCACTAGCACAGAGCCTGAAAAACTCAGTAACCAAATCATTCCTTGCAAGCTGACTTCAATTGAAAATAATGTATTTAATGCCGAATTAGCCTAA
- the cysZ gene encoding sulfate transporter CysZ: protein MKTNLTSFSHGIGSFIAGFHLIRQPGLRRFVIIPLMINVVLFSVASWLLWHYLSTMVDSMLPSWLSWLAWLILPIFMTSILAIVYYCFTLVANIIAAPFYGQLSKGVEAHLKGQPYVEVNADTFLKEMFQMLGLELRKITYYLLRAVPLLILSVIPGINVISLPLWLLFSAWFLTFEYAGYSFENHKILFSDQKRMLNRSRVNTMTFGSISLLATTIPVINLFAPAVAVAGATKLFYERGELG from the coding sequence ATGAAAACAAACCTAACATCATTTTCTCATGGTATTGGCAGCTTTATTGCGGGCTTCCACTTAATCCGCCAGCCAGGATTAAGGCGTTTCGTTATTATTCCCCTAATGATTAATGTGGTGCTCTTTAGTGTGGCAAGTTGGCTGCTGTGGCACTATTTATCAACAATGGTCGATTCTATGTTGCCAAGTTGGTTATCTTGGTTAGCGTGGTTGATTTTGCCTATCTTTATGACCAGTATTTTAGCGATTGTTTATTATTGCTTTACCTTGGTTGCTAACATTATTGCGGCACCTTTTTATGGCCAGTTATCCAAAGGCGTAGAAGCGCATCTAAAGGGGCAGCCTTATGTTGAAGTAAATGCTGACACGTTTCTTAAAGAAATGTTTCAGATGTTAGGGTTGGAATTACGTAAGATCACATACTATTTACTTCGTGCGGTTCCACTGTTAATACTGTCGGTGATACCTGGCATTAATGTAATTAGCCTGCCGCTATGGTTATTATTTAGTGCTTGGTTTTTAACATTTGAATATGCAGGCTATTCATTTGAAAACCACAAGATTTTATTTAGTGATCAAAAACGTATGCTAAACAGATCTCGTGTCAACACGATGACGTTTGGCAGTATAAGTTTGTTGGCAACCACTATTCCTGTCATCAATTTGTTTGCACCTGCAGTAGCAGTAGCAGGTGCCACTAAACTATTTTATGAACGAGGAGAGTTAGGCTAA
- a CDS encoding MinD/ParA family protein has product MSQPKAKVITVTSGKGGVGKSSTATNLALSLTALDKKVCVFDADASLANINILLGIQPTYTLQHLLNGEKNLKEIIIDGPRGLKVVPGATGIAEYAQLTNEQKLILLAALDKLQQDFDYLIIDTAAGIGDDVLDFIRASQFSIIIITPEPTSLTDSFSLLKVLKRSNYNRTSYILVNMALDAENSQAIYKRFESAVKKYIDVDINYLGYIQVDETMISSIRLQCPAVLLSPDSNASGCFKKLAQELDKEVAEQTVDSFSEFWRQQDGIDSRAQTPSETPVVTFKEDTLPNTVTPPASVKTPLSFKQAADFCIAQLSTGDVTEEDSAAFLEQLAQFQPQVPEEPTTQADQAPSSSSIRELYNYLEQRSFPKDELREIVTTLEQVYFEKHAESLNSFESSSLKLFAQFSGNEDDLHYLNQQLSSCFQREFKKPLYNVLEHLESLVSSNNFSQQSFDDLLSELLSSYQKKFNEAYKTMADENLKSAREEISVLQKQLSDINNELNDTNNTLTEKIMLLNKIQALLPSS; this is encoded by the coding sequence ATGAGCCAGCCAAAAGCAAAAGTTATCACAGTCACCAGTGGTAAAGGGGGCGTTGGTAAGTCTAGCACGGCCACTAATCTAGCGCTTTCTCTTACCGCGTTAGACAAAAAAGTGTGTGTATTTGATGCTGATGCTAGTTTGGCCAACATTAATATTCTATTAGGTATTCAACCAACGTATACCTTACAACATCTTTTAAACGGCGAAAAAAACTTAAAAGAAATTATTATTGATGGGCCACGCGGCTTAAAAGTTGTTCCCGGCGCGACCGGAATTGCTGAATATGCGCAATTAACAAATGAGCAAAAACTGATCTTATTAGCGGCTTTAGATAAACTCCAACAAGATTTTGATTATCTCATTATAGATACGGCTGCAGGCATTGGGGATGATGTTCTTGATTTTATTAGAGCCTCACAGTTTTCAATTATTATTATTACCCCCGAACCCACTTCTTTAACCGACTCCTTTTCATTACTTAAAGTTTTAAAACGCTCAAACTATAATCGAACTTCATATATTCTCGTGAATATGGCTTTAGATGCCGAGAATAGCCAAGCAATATATAAACGTTTTGAGTCGGCTGTAAAAAAATATATTGATGTTGACATTAACTACCTGGGCTATATTCAAGTAGATGAAACCATGATTTCATCCATCAGGCTTCAATGCCCTGCTGTATTGTTAAGTCCAGACTCTAATGCAAGTGGCTGCTTTAAAAAATTGGCTCAAGAATTAGACAAAGAGGTTGCTGAACAAACTGTCGACTCATTCAGTGAGTTTTGGCGCCAGCAAGATGGCATTGACTCACGTGCTCAAACACCTTCTGAAACACCAGTCGTTACGTTTAAAGAAGACACTTTACCTAATACTGTCACACCGCCTGCTAGTGTAAAAACACCGCTTAGCTTTAAACAAGCCGCCGATTTTTGCATTGCCCAATTATCAACGGGTGATGTAACAGAAGAAGATTCAGCCGCTTTTTTAGAGCAACTTGCCCAGTTTCAACCACAAGTACCCGAAGAGCCCACGACTCAAGCAGATCAAGCACCCTCTTCGTCATCTATCCGAGAACTATACAATTACCTTGAACAACGCTCTTTTCCTAAAGACGAACTGCGAGAAATCGTCACAACACTTGAGCAAGTATATTTTGAAAAACACGCAGAAAGTCTTAATAGTTTTGAATCGAGCAGCTTAAAATTATTTGCTCAGTTCAGCGGAAATGAAGACGACTTACACTATCTCAATCAGCAACTTAGTTCATGTTTCCAACGCGAATTTAAGAAGCCGCTATATAATGTTCTTGAGCACCTTGAAAGTTTAGTCAGCTCAAACAATTTTAGCCAGCAAAGCTTTGACGACCTGTTAAGTGAATTATTATCCAGTTATCAGAAAAAATTTAATGAGGCTTATAAAACCATGGCTGATGAAAACCTCAAATCCGCAAGGGAAGAAATTTCAGTTTTACAAAAGCAATTAAGCGACATTAATAACGAACTAAATGACACAAACAACACGCTAACCGAAAAAATAATGCTGTTAAATAAGATCCAAGCACTTCTACCCTCTTCCTAA